From a region of the bacterium genome:
- a CDS encoding IS110 family transposase, with product MLYVGVDAHKATAHITVVDESGAVLRRRQISSSGAAVHEALDDLDQPMKAVVEASYLWGPMYDWLAEIADEVVLAHPTKVRAIASARIKTDAIDSQVLAHLLRTNLIPAAHAPSREVRAVKRVLRRRMFLVRLQTMIKNRIQALLTQHVVERPKVTDLYGVAGLRWLRQVTLPQPDGNLLHDDLALLGVIRDHIAGTEHMIATLATHDKVVTWLASLPGIGAFLSVLIRHEVDDMDRFPTAKHFGSYTGLIPATYASGARVIHGPLTNHGNKWLRWAFIEAVTAAIRVSSELRRYYERIKARRGAQDARTATARKLAELAWTVWTQRRCYEAR from the coding sequence CACTGTGGTCGATGAATCTGGGGCAGTTCTGCGTCGCCGTCAGATCTCGAGTTCCGGTGCTGCAGTACACGAGGCCTTGGACGATCTGGACCAACCAATGAAAGCCGTCGTGGAGGCAAGCTACCTCTGGGGGCCGATGTACGACTGGCTCGCTGAGATTGCTGACGAAGTGGTCCTCGCGCATCCGACCAAGGTGCGGGCGATTGCATCCGCGCGGATCAAGACCGACGCCATTGATTCACAGGTCCTCGCCCATCTCCTCCGGACGAATTTGATCCCTGCTGCTCACGCGCCATCCCGGGAGGTCCGCGCTGTCAAACGAGTTCTGCGCCGGCGCATGTTTCTTGTCCGGCTACAAACGATGATAAAGAATCGGATCCAGGCCCTGCTCACTCAGCACGTGGTCGAACGCCCCAAGGTGACGGACCTCTATGGGGTCGCCGGCCTTCGCTGGCTCCGACAAGTGACTCTTCCACAGCCCGACGGTAACCTGCTGCACGATGACTTAGCACTCTTGGGCGTCATACGTGACCACATCGCAGGGACTGAACACATGATTGCCACACTCGCCACACATGACAAGGTGGTCACCTGGTTGGCCAGCCTGCCCGGCATTGGCGCGTTCTTGTCCGTGTTGATTCGTCACGAGGTTGACGACATGGATCGCTTCCCAACCGCCAAACACTTTGGCAGCTACACTGGCCTCATTCCGGCAACGTACGCGTCCGGTGCCCGCGTGATCCACGGGCCATTGACGAACCATGGGAACAAGTGGCTTCGTTGGGCGTTCATCGAAGCGGTCACTGCGGCGATCCGTGTCTCGTCGGAACTCCGGCGCTACTACGAACGGATCAAGGCGCGCCGCGGTGCTCAGGATGCGCGAACGGCCACAGCGCGCAAGCTTGCCGAATTGGCTTGGACAGTATGGACGCAGCGTCGATGCTACGAGGCGAGGTGA